Genomic segment of Arachis hypogaea cultivar Tifrunner chromosome 16, arahy.Tifrunner.gnm2.J5K5, whole genome shotgun sequence:
attataaaaaatatatataatatatattaattaaaattaactattaaaatatgtttttaagTACACCTGATAACTTTCTTATACTATACTGTATATCAGTATATAGATATAGAtactataaatttatttaatttaattatcgaCGTGGGACATAtaactcaaaagtcaaaacacAATAATCTCTCCGATTTGTTAACAGATATTTTTTTAAGGGTCTTTTGTTTTTCAGAAGATTTTTTTAAGGTTGAAGCTAAGCCACATGTACGAGCACAAAAGCATATTGCCAAGTatccaaattaaattttaaaaactcattCCCACATGGAAACCTGCTAGTTGATTGACAAACCATCTGCTCGATCTGCTGCTACTTTATTTGAGTAGTAGTATAATTTTGAAAGATCTCATGTAGTTCATATGATTAGATTTTGTCATGTTATGATGTGTAACTTATCAATTATCATCATTtaccttttctttctatttttaattagtGTTAGATCAGATtggttttttttgaaaaaaaatttatttaattttaaacctatttaaatatatcttttaaaaaaactatttgtattaaaaaattaaattacttaattttttaaaagctaATCATATcttgctttaaaaaaaaaaagatgtttgtaatatttaatttttttaaatttattcaaatataaaataatttttatttattaaaaagagattttttaaaaaagataaagaaaataaatattttaaaagccAATAAAATCTGACTCTTACTTGGATATGAAAGCTGAAATTTTGATGAgaaattaagaatatttttaatttacaatATTTAATTACAAGAAGTTTACACAACCTTGTTCTTTTTAACTAAATATATGATAaagatatcttttaaattttgtctaaattatattatatgtatacaaaaattaatcactaatacTTGGCtactacatataaaaaataaaaaatactatgtatttgatattttatagaaaaaaatacaaCTAAATAAGTTTGATTATTTGTTTACTGTATGTTTCATTATTCATTCACTATAACAGAAGGTTTGATAATTTGTATGGTTGACTatctatttgaaaaaaataataattaatattaataaatataataacttatttgatatttaatttttagtgtgcataaaatatttttatataactaAACACATACAgttctaaatataaaaataaaattatctcgctatctatatctatttttgtgTCTCTGCATGTATGCACTACGGAGACATGCAAAATTAaggacaatttttttaaataaataaaataaaaatcaattttatttgattacacatttttataaattaagaCATAAATGTATTTTTTACGAATTTATAGAAACCGTTGCTAGCAATAACAAATTATGTGTATTAGATGTTGAATATAAATCATTAGAAGCACTAGCGATTTACGTGATATATTACCAATGTTCAAGTGTCCAACTTTAAGAATGGCTAGTTATCAAGAGCTTTCAATTTGAAATAGATACTTTCTTGTGGTAACTCAAGTTTTCATGAATCAAATATTCACACTTCTATTTAGAATGACGTCCCTCATTTTGAGAGTTAACAATGTCAATTTTGGGAAGAAGATAGGTTCGCAGGTGTTACTCTTGAATGGCGCTCTTTAAGTGGCGCGGCCAAACTTTCTTTTATTCACGCTATTAACGTGCATATAAACTTCATAAATTAACGTTAGTGCATGCATGCTTAAGGCCTTATATATGCATTATTAGTGAATCAATGATTAAAGTATGCATGCAtatgttattaattaataataaaatgcaAAAAACATGCATACACTAACGTTAATTCATGAAGCTTATATGCATGTTAATAGCGTGAATCAAAGAATGAAACATGCATGTTGAAAGCGTTGTTAAGACCACTTAATGAAGCATGCAAGCAATACATATTATTCACAAAACAAGTAAAGCATGCAAAGAAAGTTTGATTCATGAGAGAAACTTGAGCGTTACCACAATGAAGCTTCCATTTCAAATTGGAAGCCCTTGACATACTAGATACTTTTAGAGTTAGGCACTTAGGCATTGATAACATATCCAACATAAATCGCTATTGTCTCCGGTGATTTACGTTCAACATCCAACACACATAAACCGTTATTTTCTGTAGTAGTTTATGCTCAAACAACCTTCTACAAAAATTGATGTTGGTTCACCTCCCAATGCACGTAAATTGTGGGCTGCCAGTAGCAATTTACGTTTTCTCCTAATCTGCTACTACCAATAGCGATTTCTATATATTCATAACAAAATACATTTGCTTCTTCGTTTTCAAAAATGTGTAACCAGATAAAATTGatgtctattttatttatttaaaaaattacccTTAAAACATATCCTATGACGTTAACAATTTTGAAACAAATACACCCAATAGAAAGTTTTACATATTCTTTTACAAAAATTCGAAAtatatattcaatttaatttaaattaaacaaaCTTGGAAATTGTTTCTCAAAAACAGAAAAcatgaataattaaaaaattaatataataaaatggtTAGATAATAGATATAAAGGCTATTTAAACACTAAATCATCCTTGGATGAATAACATTACTGTTAGCAATATAGTCCTTAGACAAAAAACAATCGTTCATTTGCATTATTGGTTAGGACATGGCTATAAATAACTTGTTTCacgtaaattatatatatatttttatacaggATTTCGCAAAGTGGTAGGCAAAGATACTGGTGAAAATTTCTCTAAAATGGATGTGTTAGCTGTTATTAAGATAGGAGTATTCACAGGAAGATTTCTAGTGCCTTACATAGTCGTCAAACACACATTGGGTGTCATATTTTTTTCTGCACTTCTCATCTACACATTCCGAAGAAGACATATATCAATTTATGGGAACATTGAAGATTTTTTGCAAGGAAACACCTTCATGCCAATAAGATATTCATATAAAGAGATAAAGAAGATGACAAGAAATTTTAAGGAAAAGTTGGGAGAAGGAGGATTTGGTACAGTGTACAAAGGAAAGTTAATAAGCGGGCCTTCTGTAGCCGTAAAAATGTTAGGTAAAGCCAATGGTAACGGGCAAGATTTTATTAGTGAAGTTGCTACAATTGGTAGAATACATCATACCAATGTGGTGAGGCTGATTGGTTTTAATGTCGAGAGATCAAAACATGCTCTGGTATATGAATTCATGCAGAATGGTTCTTTGGATAAATATATCTTCTCTAAAGAGGATAGAATATCTTTAACTTATCAGAAGATGTTTGAGATAGCTCTAGGAGTAGCTCGTGGTATGGCTTATTTGCATGAAGGTTGTGACATGCAGATTTTGCATTTTGATATCAAGCCTCACAACATTCTTCTTGATGAGAACTTCATTCCTAAGGTCTCTGACTTTGGTCTCGCAAAACTATATCCTCTTGATAATAGTATTGTAACTTTGACTGCAGCAAGAGGAACAATTGGTTACATGGCTCCTGAACTGTTCTACCAAAATATTGGAGCAGTATCTTACAAGGCTGATGTCTATAGTTTTGGAATGCTTTTGATGGAAATAGCAAGTCAAAGAAGAAATTCGAATCCACATGCAGAGCATTCAAGTCAACTTTATTTTCCATTTTGGATATATGATCAGTTGGTTGCTGAGGAAAATGATGAGATTGAGATGGAAACTTTGATGGATGAAGAAAGGAGTGAGTTAGCAAAAAAGATGTTTATAATTGCGTTGTGGTGCATACAACTGAAGCCAAGTGATCGTCCCTCAATGAGTAAAGTAGTGGAAATGTTAGAAGGAGATGTTGCAAGTATTGAAATGCCTCCAAAACCTTCATATTGTCCAAATGATGTGATTCAAAGAGATTCTGAAGTTGACTCGTCAGGAGTAGATGCTTCAAATAATTCTTATGTATCTTCaagttttgaggaggaaagtacatccAATCCCTTGTTAAAGTTTTCTGCTTGAAGACTAACATGGTTTACTTCTTTAGAATGTGAGGTCGACTTTAGGTGAAATTGATATTTCAAAGCTGTTTaatgaaaatttaatcaaatcaatcaaattatctaacgattcTTAAGTATCAACTTCCCCACATGAGTTTCCACTCAAATTTATAATGAAATTCTACACTTGTACGTGTGTACGTATTAACGTTGTATGTTTGTTTATTCAACATTATTCATTAATCAGAATTGTAAATCCAATATAATtatcatacatacatacaacaataAAGAGAACAAACCAAACTTACTATTATAACCAATGAAGATTATCCAACAAAAGAAATTCCAGCTCCGGACATTTTTACCAAGTTGGGTTTCCAATTATATATTGTACGCCTTTGTTTACTAAAACCTGTTGAATGACAATCTGATCATTTTGAATTAAACAAAATCTTAGAGTTTTAGGCTTTAACTTTTTACCCAATTCTCAACTTTTTAGCGCTGTTACTTGATCATATTATTATGATCATATCTTAGAATATGGTTTaattttctatatacatttaATTTTGAAAGATGGCTTTAATTTAGAtgtattcataatttattttatgtgTACTTATATAATTTAAATGTATTGTGAAAATTTAATATAATGTCCTTGTGTTCAGAGcacattcaaaaataaataagtctATAACATATCTAAAATAACATAATAACACCTAAAATACTTTTTAAACACATTTAAAATCTGTTTGAATTCATCTAAAACAAGTATCATTAAATATTTAAGCAACAcccacaataaaaaaaattctatgttttaaaaaaaaatttctttttactttttgttttcgtttttcttgCTTCCAGATTAAAAACATCGTATGCTTTTTGCAAAATTCttcattgtttttgttttctttgtttcttagattaaatactttagtatttttttaaaagttataatttcaaaaattttaattaaattcaatttaaaataattgatattttaaagttttgaaattaatgttgaatgttaaagaaaaaagaacatcAAATTTATATGCGATTATTGTaattatatttgaaatttttgtaaaaaaaaaatagctaaAAATTGGAAGAGTTTAATGAATAATATCTGGTTagattgaaaaatagaaaatacactATGCAACAACCAAGTGACTAAGTGAAGATTACAATGCAAGTAGAAGTTAGGGCGTAAGAAGAAGACAACGACACGCAATAATAACTTGAATTTTTGTAGATCAGAATTTTttactataaattttaaa
This window contains:
- the LOC112697889 gene encoding LEAF RUST 10 DISEASE-RESISTANCEUS RECEPTOR-LIKE PROTEIN KINASE-like 2.3 isoform X1, with the protein product MQRQFCPYHMVYTPWCSTNLFSISILTHTSIMVSRGKALFCSSLLLLQQILTCAANQKDNGEACRPSSCGKISNVKHPFRLKDDPATCGDPRYELSCENNRTLLYLFPGKTYQVEAINYSNFTIRLVDPGISENDCSTLPRYSLSRSNFSDSYVPNFLLSKGVNEPYGTLQDRVFVNGSTTEEVGIRVFEHVIFLNCSNPIKDDPRFVDTAPCIEKGDHDVYAVVGGLKAVELRDDCRVKMVAASSFLAPAQRNLSYGEIHRRLSYGFDLSWMLGGACASTCGKLNYCSFNETAQRLICTEGCGSPTGVQCRKISKFQIIAKDFAYGILKGFRKVVGKDTGENFSKMDVLAVIKIGVFTGRFLVPYIVVKHTLGVIFFSALLIYTFRRRHISIYGNIEDFLQGNTFMPIRYSYKEIKKMTRNFKEKLGEGGFGTVYKGKLISGPSVAVKMLGKANGNGQDFISEVATIGRIHHTNVVRLIGFNVERSKHALVYEFMQNGSLDKYIFSKEDRISLTYQKMFEIALGVARGMAYLHEGCDMQILHFDIKPHNILLDENFIPKVSDFGLAKLYPLDNSIVTLTAARGTIGYMAPELFYQNIGAVSYKADVYSFGMLLMEIASQRRNSNPHAEHSSQLYFPFWIYDQLVAEENDEIEMETLMDEERSELAKKMFIIALWCIQLKPSDRPSMSKVVEMLEGDVASIEMPPKPSYCPNDVIQRDSEVDSSGVDASNNSYVSSSFEEESTSNPLLKFSA
- the LOC112697889 gene encoding LEAF RUST 10 DISEASE-RESISTANCEUS RECEPTOR-LIKE PROTEIN KINASE-like 2.3 isoform X2 — protein: MQRQFCPYHMVYTPWCSTNLFSISILTHTSIMVSRGKALFCSSLLLLQQILTCAANQKDNGEACRPSSCGKISNVKHPFRLKDDPATCGDPRYELSCENNRTLLYLFPGKTYQVEAINYSNFTIRLVDPGISENDCSTLPRYSLSRSNFSDSYVPNFLLSKGVNEPYGTLQDRVFVNGSTTEEVGIRVFEHVIFLNCSNPIKDDPRFVDTAPCIEKGDHDVYAVVGGLKAVELRDDCRVKMVAASSFLAPAQRNLSYGEIHRRLSYGFDLSWMLGGACASTCGKLNYCSFNETAQRLICTEGCGSPTGVQCNFAYGILKGFRKVVGKDTGENFSKMDVLAVIKIGVFTGRFLVPYIVVKHTLGVIFFSALLIYTFRRRHISIYGNIEDFLQGNTFMPIRYSYKEIKKMTRNFKEKLGEGGFGTVYKGKLISGPSVAVKMLGKANGNGQDFISEVATIGRIHHTNVVRLIGFNVERSKHALVYEFMQNGSLDKYIFSKEDRISLTYQKMFEIALGVARGMAYLHEGCDMQILHFDIKPHNILLDENFIPKVSDFGLAKLYPLDNSIVTLTAARGTIGYMAPELFYQNIGAVSYKADVYSFGMLLMEIASQRRNSNPHAEHSSQLYFPFWIYDQLVAEENDEIEMETLMDEERSELAKKMFIIALWCIQLKPSDRPSMSKVVEMLEGDVASIEMPPKPSYCPNDVIQRDSEVDSSGVDASNNSYVSSSFEEESTSNPLLKFSA
- the LOC112697889 gene encoding LEAF RUST 10 DISEASE-RESISTANCEUS RECEPTOR-LIKE PROTEIN KINASE-like 2.3 isoform X3; amino-acid sequence: MQRQFCPYHMVYTPWCSTNLFSISILTHTSIMVSRGKALFCSSLLLLQQILTCAANQKDNGEACRPSSCGKISNVKHPFRLKDDPATCGDPSNFTIRLVDPGISENDCSTLPRYSLSRSNFSDSYVPNFLLSKGVNEPYGTLQDRVFVNGSTTEEVGIRVFEHVIFLNCSNPIKDDPRFVDTAPCIEKGDHDVYAVVGGLKAVELRDDCRVKMVAASSFLAPAQRNLSYGEIHRRLSYGFDLSWMLGGACASTCGKLNYCSFNETAQRLICTEGCGSPTGVQCRKISKFQIIAKDFAYGILKGFRKVVGKDTGENFSKMDVLAVIKIGVFTGRFLVPYIVVKHTLGVIFFSALLIYTFRRRHISIYGNIEDFLQGNTFMPIRYSYKEIKKMTRNFKEKLGEGGFGTVYKGKLISGPSVAVKMLGKANGNGQDFISEVATIGRIHHTNVVRLIGFNVERSKHALVYEFMQNGSLDKYIFSKEDRISLTYQKMFEIALGVARGMAYLHEGCDMQILHFDIKPHNILLDENFIPKVSDFGLAKLYPLDNSIVTLTAARGTIGYMAPELFYQNIGAVSYKADVYSFGMLLMEIASQRRNSNPHAEHSSQLYFPFWIYDQLVAEENDEIEMETLMDEERSELAKKMFIIALWCIQLKPSDRPSMSKVVEMLEGDVASIEMPPKPSYCPNDVIQRDSEVDSSGVDASNNSYVSSSFEEESTSNPLLKFSA